A region of Bacteroidales bacterium DNA encodes the following proteins:
- a CDS encoding T9SS type A sorting domain-containing protein, with protein MIRAITLFTIIFLFGFQINAQIVITSDDMPVPGDTVRKSNTAILDSINYQQGGPDQTWLFDELTVVSQQVDTFVNVSETPAIYQIFFNNQFIYPDYKSTVALKMAQFTAIPTVELTDSYLFIKVTDEDMREVGYGVTLEGVPLPIQFQQIDTIYRFPLEYGDVDSAHSLLSIDVPDLGYLMISKFRKNTVDGWGTLTTPYGEFQTLRVKTEIVEYDSLYSDSLGMGMPLIRNIIEYKWLANGFPEPVLQVTEEGFIITASYIDSIRSGFLNVPEVKNRMYDFSVYPNPSKDYLSVSYELFEDADVKLSVYSIYGTEMKRFAQTRQERGLYNRVLYLKENGFRPGVYLIRLTIDNVPYVKRILLN; from the coding sequence ATGATACGGGCTATTACTTTATTCACCATAATATTTCTGTTTGGTTTTCAAATAAATGCCCAGATTGTTATTACCAGCGATGATATGCCTGTCCCTGGTGATACAGTCAGGAAAAGTAATACTGCTATCCTTGACAGTATCAACTACCAGCAAGGGGGACCTGACCAAACGTGGCTGTTCGATGAATTAACAGTCGTGTCGCAACAGGTCGATACTTTTGTCAATGTCAGTGAAACCCCCGCTATTTACCAGATTTTTTTCAATAACCAGTTCATATATCCGGATTACAAATCGACCGTAGCCTTAAAAATGGCTCAGTTTACAGCTATCCCGACAGTGGAGTTAACTGATTCATACCTGTTCATAAAAGTTACGGATGAAGATATGCGTGAAGTTGGTTATGGCGTAACATTAGAAGGGGTTCCGTTACCGATACAGTTTCAGCAAATCGATACGATTTACCGCTTTCCGCTTGAATATGGCGATGTGGATTCAGCACATTCCTTGCTCTCAATTGATGTTCCAGACCTGGGTTATTTGATGATTTCAAAATTCAGGAAGAATACTGTGGATGGATGGGGCACGCTCACTACGCCTTATGGCGAATTTCAGACTCTGAGGGTGAAAACGGAAATTGTAGAATACGACAGCCTTTACAGTGACTCACTGGGAATGGGAATGCCCCTGATCCGGAATATCATCGAATACAAATGGCTGGCAAATGGCTTCCCGGAGCCTGTCCTGCAAGTGACCGAAGAAGGGTTTATTATCACCGCCTCTTATATTGATTCTATAAGGTCCGGTTTCCTGAATGTCCCGGAAGTGAAAAACCGCATGTATGATTTCTCTGTTTACCCGAACCCAAGCAAAGATTACCTGTCAGTCAGCTATGAGCTTTTTGAAGATGCTGATGTAAAACTATCGGTCTATTCCATTTATGGAACTGAAATGAAACGTTTTGCCCAAACCCGCCAGGAAAGGGGTTTATATAACCGGGTTCTATACCTGAAAGAAAATGGTTTCAGGCCCGGGGTTTACCTGATCCGTCTTACCATTGACAATGTTCCTTACGTCAAAAGAATCTTGCTGAATTAA
- a CDS encoding FprA family A-type flavoprotein → MKDDKILTVSPSVQWIGVLDHDLVTFDVVMETRHGTTYNSYFINAQKKTVIETVKEGFWDVYLEKLKKVTDPSEIEYIILNHTEPDHSGCLVHLLKAAPNAKVVGTNNAIRYLKDMIYTDFPYIIVKDGYMLDLGDKILQFISAPNLHWPDTMYTYLPEEKVLFTCDSFGAHYCHEAIFDDLVGDFDEDFKYYFDVILKPFSKFMLKAIDRIKTLDIKTIATGHGPVLRTDWFKYVTLSEKYANEHLELPIRHKVFIPFVSAYHKTGLLAEKIAEGIRMAGDIEAEVFDMEKSTIGELDQKVAESAALIVGSTTINQNILLPVYKLFSVINPLRDKGKLAGGFGSYGWSGESRNLIKSNLDNLKLKYFGEGVFVKFTPDLEEQQQAVAYGKAFGEALLAEPLEK, encoded by the coding sequence GTGAAAGACGATAAAATATTGACCGTCAGTCCTTCAGTTCAATGGATCGGTGTCCTGGACCACGACCTCGTAACCTTCGATGTGGTGATGGAAACCAGGCATGGGACTACATATAATTCCTATTTCATCAATGCACAGAAAAAAACTGTCATTGAAACCGTTAAGGAAGGTTTTTGGGATGTTTACCTTGAAAAGTTGAAAAAGGTCACAGACCCATCCGAAATCGAGTACATCATTTTGAACCATACTGAACCTGACCATTCCGGGTGCCTGGTTCATCTGCTTAAAGCCGCGCCTAATGCAAAAGTGGTTGGGACAAACAATGCGATCAGGTATTTGAAGGATATGATTTATACTGACTTTCCGTATATCATTGTGAAAGACGGATATATGCTCGACCTGGGTGACAAGATCCTGCAGTTTATCAGCGCCCCGAACCTCCATTGGCCCGATACCATGTACACGTACCTGCCGGAGGAGAAAGTTCTCTTTACCTGCGATTCTTTCGGGGCACATTATTGCCATGAAGCCATATTCGATGACCTGGTCGGGGATTTTGACGAAGATTTCAAATACTATTTTGATGTCATATTAAAGCCATTCAGTAAATTCATGCTAAAAGCTATTGATAGAATTAAAACGTTGGATATTAAGACTATAGCAACCGGCCATGGTCCTGTCTTACGGACTGATTGGTTTAAATATGTCACTTTATCGGAAAAATATGCCAATGAACATTTAGAACTGCCAATCAGGCACAAAGTATTTATTCCCTTTGTTTCGGCTTATCATAAGACAGGCCTGCTTGCAGAGAAAATAGCAGAGGGGATCAGGATGGCAGGTGATATCGAGGCTGAAGTCTTTGATATGGAGAAATCGACGATTGGCGAACTGGATCAAAAGGTTGCCGAAAGCGCCGCCCTTATTGTGGGCAGCACAACCATAAACCAGAATATCCTTTTACCTGTTTACAAGCTTTTTTCAGTAATCAATCCGTTAAGGGATAAAGGCAAATTAGCCGGTGGTTTTGGGTCGTACGGATGGTCCGGTGAGAGCAGGAATCTAATCAAATCAAACCTGGATAATCTTAAGCTTAAGTATTTTGGGGAAGGCGTTTTTGTGAAATTCACACCGGACCTCGAAGAGCAGCAGCAAGCCGTCGCTTACGGGAAAGCTTTTGGTGAAGCGCTCCTGGCTGAACCATTAGAAAAATAA
- the tsaD gene encoding tRNA (adenosine(37)-N6)-threonylcarbamoyltransferase complex transferase subunit TsaD, with the protein MSIYILGIESSCDDTSAAVIRDREILSNLIANQDVHRAFGGVVPELASRAHQQNIIPVVEQALNIAKVNKNQLHAIAFTRGPGLLGSLLVGTLFAKSFALSLGIPVIEVDHMEAHILAHFIEEPGNPREAPGFPFLCLTVSGGHSQIVLVRDYFDFTIVGKTIDDAAGEAFDKAAKILGLPYPGGPLIDKLALEGNENAFPFPEPVIPGLDYSFSGLKTSFLYFIRDRLREDPQFIEKNKTDLAASIQKVIVDILMKKLVKSSIEYHVNDIAIAGGVSANSMLRRTLQQKALELGWRVFIPKFEFCTDNAAMVAMTGYFKYLRQEFASQRLSAYARGGERRV; encoded by the coding sequence ATGAGCATCTATATCCTTGGCATTGAATCCTCCTGTGATGATACATCAGCCGCTGTCATCCGCGACAGGGAGATACTTTCCAACCTGATCGCGAACCAGGATGTTCACCGGGCTTTTGGCGGGGTGGTCCCTGAATTAGCATCGAGGGCCCACCAGCAGAACATCATCCCGGTGGTTGAACAAGCCTTGAATATAGCAAAAGTAAACAAAAATCAATTGCACGCCATTGCATTCACCCGTGGCCCGGGATTACTCGGCTCATTGCTTGTGGGAACCTTATTTGCCAAATCCTTCGCTCTATCGCTGGGGATACCGGTTATCGAGGTCGACCACATGGAAGCGCACATCCTGGCCCATTTTATAGAAGAGCCGGGAAACCCCCGTGAAGCCCCCGGATTTCCTTTCCTTTGCCTGACTGTTTCGGGAGGCCATTCCCAGATCGTGCTGGTCAGGGATTATTTTGACTTCACCATTGTTGGAAAAACGATCGATGATGCAGCCGGAGAAGCATTCGATAAAGCGGCCAAGATCCTTGGGCTTCCATACCCCGGCGGGCCATTGATAGATAAACTGGCCCTGGAAGGCAATGAAAATGCATTTCCTTTCCCCGAACCGGTAATACCTGGATTGGATTACAGCTTCAGCGGTTTAAAGACCTCATTTCTGTATTTTATCAGGGACCGGCTGAGGGAGGACCCTCAATTCATTGAAAAGAACAAGACAGATCTGGCTGCATCGATTCAGAAAGTGATCGTTGATATCCTGATGAAAAAGCTGGTCAAATCATCCATTGAATATCACGTCAATGATATTGCCATAGCAGGTGGAGTTTCGGCCAACTCAATGCTTCGCCGAACTTTACAGCAAAAAGCACTGGAACTGGGCTGGCGCGTTTTTATTCCCAAATTTGAATTTTGCACAGATAATGCCGCCATGGTTGCGATGACAGGATATTTCAAGTACCTTAGACAAGAATTTGCGAGCCAGAGATTGTCGGCGTATGCACGGGGCGGAGAGCGAAGAGTTTAA
- a CDS encoding translocation/assembly module TamB, whose protein sequence is MILLTGILTLVSILRTPSFQELAGRLAASFLSKQFHTEFYLEKLRISDFLFIEIHGLQVNDHRRQEMIRVNDLRVKINRLSLKQHVIKFERVSLDSAGLFLEKYPGDSVVNFAYFLRGFQSDTLVTSDTVVTWSFFCNELAVDDLSFGYRSNQPESLTKGIEYNNLLFSEIFLNLKDIAIIGDSVAASVDHISCKEQSGIELLDLSGDARVSSSGIRVKNALITMGKSNLDLDLEFLYGSYNGLSEFLDSVYINSVIRSSMVTLSDIGFFAPELFKMDDPVMIAGLVEGPISDFAARDLIISHGDFTEFNGDVSMRGLPDITSTYIKLDIKKLITTPEDITGFSLPLENPNIVLPPPVNQLGLTTISGKYEGYFNDFKADLAVNSEAGSLKINGSLSSKDPGGEMILDGYIQGTDIELGKLSGSDDLGTVSLELEISGNGSTFDNLKMTVNGWIQDLEFRNYKYAKIIIGGEILALSFNGRLMINDSSLNLGFNGLVDFNGDVPEFDFKLDVEKARFYQLNLSDRSEDMDLKGHVSGDFKGIDPESFYGKISIDNLQYIENDVKYWLHHLDLTRTSYPGQPDSIRLRSDYIDGDVEGEFILNDLISQVTSLVLGTKDDLANKEIHVESPQHVTFDFSMKDISPITGLFLPFLGISPGTVITGQFDSGKKSLEVDGSTNEISVSGIKFKGVSFTGRTKADEFDFNIVISRIILQENEDGTGLDLDNFTALLASRNDSINYTIKWDNKLPESPIKGAVDGFVRFASMKSLEAGIFNGEANFNGNLWQVKEENLFTLDSSSIGIRNLNIIKGDENFVIDGKLTDHAADTLSLYFKNWSLANFNPFLESISLELSGIINGRFGIFRNESITNIFAGIKISDFSFNEVFFGDAEFRTRWLESDQALAMDLNIFSKGSTENPYKILGVNGFYYPFDKERNFDFDIVSQNLDISVLEPLLRSFSSHLAGFATGKMTLHGSNAKPLLLGRLKLQRAEMQVDYLNVVYSFSNEVVFDENQIKFNELTVYDPNSNTAVLTGGIKHNYFRDMSLDLTIKPDHFMAMDLNRYQNEVFYGRAFATGTVRLSGPFTDLSIVVDVKTDKGSKVSIPINYSVDVSQNDFIVFTSENDTSKVRNDQNVQIVGVSLDITMDVTRDADIEIFLPGNIGNIRANGAGKLRLGVNRNGYLTLNGSYIIQSGLFVFSLEQLVSRRFEILEGSKISWTGDIYDAEVSIIARYRLRTALSGLGIAMLDPDAASQKVIVNTDIRMTGNLFNPDLSFGISFPNMQEQTRQAVYSVLDTNDKGLMNQQAISLLVLGSFSSTGSGGSNPVNPAAIVSNTLSNMLSQISKDFNIGINYMPGDRVTNEQLEVALSTQLLDDRLIIDGNIDVSGSNASSQKTSSIVGDINVEYKLTQDGRFRVKAFNRSNDLSLFNDYSPYTQGVGVFYRKEFNNMEELFKRSGSAKQKKAKN, encoded by the coding sequence GTGATCCTTCTCACGGGAATTCTAACACTGGTTTCCATCCTGCGGACACCTTCGTTTCAGGAACTGGCCGGCCGGCTTGCAGCCAGTTTTTTATCAAAGCAATTCCATACTGAGTTTTACCTTGAAAAACTAAGGATATCCGATTTCTTATTTATAGAAATACATGGACTGCAGGTAAATGATCATCGTCGCCAGGAAATGATCAGGGTTAATGATTTAAGAGTGAAAATTAACCGGTTATCCTTAAAGCAACATGTTATTAAATTCGAACGGGTGAGTCTTGACAGCGCAGGTTTATTCCTCGAAAAATATCCGGGTGACAGCGTGGTTAACTTTGCTTACTTCCTTCGGGGTTTTCAGTCTGATACTTTAGTTACTTCCGACACAGTGGTAACCTGGAGTTTTTTTTGCAATGAGCTTGCTGTCGATGATCTTTCATTCGGATATCGCAGCAATCAACCGGAATCTTTAACCAAAGGGATAGAATATAACAACCTTTTATTTTCCGAAATATTTTTAAACCTTAAAGATATTGCAATAATCGGGGATTCTGTTGCCGCTTCTGTTGACCACATTTCCTGCAAGGAACAATCGGGCATTGAACTTCTTGATCTTTCCGGTGATGCTCGCGTAAGTTCGTCCGGAATAAGGGTTAAAAATGCACTGATAACTATGGGTAAATCCAATCTTGACCTTGACCTGGAATTCTTATACGGAAGCTATAACGGCTTATCCGAATTTCTTGATAGTGTGTACATTAATTCTGTAATCAGAAGCTCAATGGTCACTTTAAGCGATATTGGCTTTTTTGCCCCGGAATTATTTAAAATGGATGATCCCGTTATGATCGCCGGCCTGGTCGAAGGACCGATCAGCGATTTTGCAGCGCGGGATTTAATCATCAGCCATGGTGATTTTACGGAATTCAACGGTGATGTCAGCATGAGAGGATTGCCCGATATCACTTCCACATACATAAAGCTTGATATTAAAAAACTAATAACAACACCTGAAGATATTACCGGATTCAGTCTTCCGCTTGAAAACCCCAATATTGTGCTGCCTCCTCCTGTCAATCAATTGGGCTTAACAACCATTAGCGGCAAATATGAAGGGTATTTTAATGATTTTAAAGCAGATCTGGCAGTGAATTCTGAGGCGGGAAGTTTAAAGATAAATGGCAGTTTATCTTCAAAAGATCCAGGTGGGGAAATGATTCTTGATGGTTATATCCAGGGGACAGATATAGAACTGGGTAAACTCTCAGGCAGTGATGACCTGGGCACGGTTAGCCTGGAACTGGAGATTAGCGGAAATGGTTCGACGTTCGATAATCTCAAAATGACTGTCAATGGCTGGATACAAGATCTGGAATTCAGGAATTACAAGTACGCAAAAATAATCATCGGTGGCGAGATCCTTGCACTTTCCTTCAATGGGCGGCTGATGATCAACGATTCTTCACTTAATCTGGGTTTCAACGGGTTGGTTGATTTCAACGGAGATGTTCCTGAATTCGATTTTAAACTTGATGTTGAAAAAGCCCGGTTTTATCAGCTCAATCTGTCGGACAGGAGCGAAGATATGGACCTGAAAGGACATGTCAGCGGTGACTTTAAAGGAATTGACCCGGAATCATTCTATGGGAAAATTTCAATAGATAACCTTCAGTATATTGAAAATGATGTGAAATACTGGCTTCATCACCTTGACCTTACCAGGACAAGTTATCCCGGCCAGCCTGATAGCATCAGGCTTAGGTCTGATTATATCGATGGGGATGTCGAAGGAGAATTCATTTTGAATGATTTGATCTCCCAGGTAACCAGCCTTGTCCTCGGTACAAAAGATGATCTTGCAAATAAAGAAATTCATGTGGAGAGTCCCCAGCATGTGACCTTTGATTTCAGTATGAAAGATATCAGCCCGATTACAGGGCTATTCCTGCCTTTTCTTGGAATTTCACCCGGCACAGTCATAACAGGCCAATTTGATTCAGGTAAAAAATCGCTGGAAGTCGACGGTTCAACTAATGAAATCTCGGTCAGCGGTATCAAGTTTAAAGGAGTGAGTTTTACGGGCCGAACCAAGGCTGATGAATTTGACTTTAATATTGTAATAAGCCGGATTATTCTTCAGGAAAATGAAGATGGGACCGGTCTTGACCTGGATAATTTCACCGCCCTGCTCGCCTCAAGAAATGATAGCATTAATTATACAATTAAATGGGACAATAAATTACCCGAGTCTCCTATTAAAGGCGCGGTGGACGGATTTGTCAGGTTTGCTTCAATGAAGAGCCTGGAAGCAGGCATTTTCAATGGTGAAGCTAATTTTAACGGTAATCTTTGGCAGGTGAAAGAAGAAAACTTATTCACCCTTGACTCATCCAGTATCGGTATACGAAATCTTAATATTATCAAAGGCGATGAGAATTTCGTCATCGATGGAAAGCTGACTGACCATGCTGCGGATACTTTAAGTCTTTATTTTAAAAATTGGTCCCTGGCAAACTTTAATCCATTTCTTGAAAGCATCTCGCTCGAATTGTCCGGGATAATCAATGGCAGATTCGGTATTTTCAGAAATGAAAGCATTACCAACATTTTTGCAGGAATAAAAATTTCTGATTTCAGTTTTAATGAAGTTTTCTTTGGGGATGCCGAATTCAGGACTCGCTGGCTCGAATCTGACCAGGCATTAGCCATGGATCTGAATATATTTTCCAAAGGCTCAACGGAAAATCCATACAAGATCCTGGGTGTGAATGGTTTTTACTATCCATTTGATAAAGAACGGAATTTTGACTTTGATATCGTATCTCAAAACCTCGATATTTCAGTTCTTGAGCCGCTTTTGAGAAGTTTCAGCTCTCACTTGGCAGGTTTTGCGACCGGGAAGATGACTCTTCATGGTTCAAATGCTAAACCATTGCTGTTGGGCAGGCTGAAGCTCCAACGTGCTGAAATGCAAGTGGACTATCTGAATGTGGTTTACTCCTTCTCAAATGAAGTGGTTTTTGATGAGAACCAAATCAAGTTCAACGAGTTGACAGTATATGATCCCAATTCCAATACCGCTGTGTTGACCGGCGGAATCAAGCACAATTATTTCCGGGACATGAGCCTTGATCTGACCATCAAACCGGACCACTTCATGGCCATGGATCTTAACCGTTACCAGAACGAGGTGTTTTACGGGAGGGCCTTTGCTACCGGCACTGTCAGACTTTCCGGACCATTCACTGACCTCTCCATTGTTGTCGATGTTAAGACGGATAAAGGTTCAAAAGTGTCCATCCCGATTAATTATTCCGTGGATGTTTCACAAAACGATTTTATTGTCTTTACCAGCGAGAATGATACCAGTAAGGTCAGGAATGATCAGAATGTGCAGATTGTCGGAGTTAGCCTTGATATCACAATGGACGTTACACGTGATGCAGATATAGAGATATTCCTGCCCGGAAATATCGGGAATATCCGTGCAAATGGCGCTGGTAAACTGAGGTTGGGGGTTAATCGAAATGGTTACCTTACCCTGAATGGTTCTTATATTATCCAATCAGGGTTATTTGTCTTTTCTTTGGAACAATTGGTGAGCCGGCGTTTTGAAATCCTTGAGGGGAGCAAGATCAGCTGGACCGGTGATATCTATGACGCTGAAGTCAGCATTATTGCCCGTTACAGGCTGAGGACCGCACTCAGCGGCCTTGGCATTGCCATGCTCGACCCGGATGCAGCAAGCCAAAAAGTAATCGTGAACACTGATATCCGGATGACGGGAAATTTGTTTAATCCCGACCTGAGTTTTGGCATCTCATTTCCGAATATGCAGGAGCAAACGAGGCAGGCTGTTTATTCTGTGCTCGATACAAATGATAAAGGATTGATGAACCAGCAAGCTATTTCATTATTGGTTTTAGGGAGTTTCAGCAGTACGGGCTCGGGAGGTTCAAACCCGGTCAACCCCGCAGCTATCGTCTCCAATACGCTCAGCAATATGCTGTCACAGATCAGCAAGGATTTTAATATCGGGATAAATTATATGCCAGGGGACCGGGTGACAAACGAACAGCTTGAAGTGGCCTTGTCAACACAACTTTTAGATGACCGTCTCATTATCGATGGAAATATTGATGTGTCCGGGAGCAATGCCAGTTCTCAGAAAACCAGTTCCATCGTAGGTGATATAAATGTCGAATACAAGCTGACGCAAGACGGAAGGTTTCGTGTCAAAGCCTTCAACCGTTCGAACGATCTTTCGCTTTTTAATGACTATTCTCCTTATACCCAGGGAGTCGGAGTTTTCTACCGTAAGGAATTTAACAATATGGAGGAATTATTTAAACGATCCGGTTCAGCTAAACAGAAAAAAGCCAAAAACTAA
- a CDS encoding zinc-binding dehydrogenase, whose translation MKAIILPEYNANVIRAMKSLQVSDLDIPKPKGSQVLIKVAAAPCNPSDIAFMRGGYNIQKPVPAVMGFECTGTIVETGEDPFARQMKSKRVSCFSQGTENGTWAEYFLTDYKNCLPVRDELDDEQAAAFCINPFTAFALFNMAIEKKAGAIIQNGASGQVGIFIRTLAKKRQIPVINLVRKEEHIKELSEAGEKYVLNLSDPQCEASLQKLALKNHATIAFDAVAGDTSGMILGAMPPGSELIVYGGLSGKPVGMINPLDIIFKGKTISGFNLGDWKTEVGEDHFQKVSEELQDLMIWGILATRIQGVFSLEEVQQAMEQYIRNMSSGKILFQP comes from the coding sequence ATGAAAGCTATCATTCTACCCGAATACAATGCCAACGTCATCCGGGCGATGAAAAGCCTGCAGGTGAGCGATTTGGACATTCCAAAGCCGAAAGGGAGCCAGGTATTGATAAAAGTAGCGGCTGCTCCCTGCAATCCGTCCGATATTGCCTTCATGAGAGGGGGATACAATATCCAAAAACCCGTTCCGGCAGTAATGGGGTTTGAATGTACCGGAACCATTGTGGAAACCGGGGAGGATCCATTTGCCCGTCAAATGAAAAGTAAAAGGGTCAGTTGCTTTTCCCAGGGCACAGAAAACGGCACATGGGCAGAATATTTTCTGACTGATTATAAAAACTGCCTGCCTGTCAGAGATGAACTCGATGATGAGCAGGCGGCAGCGTTTTGCATCAACCCTTTTACAGCCTTTGCCTTATTCAACATGGCCATTGAAAAAAAGGCCGGGGCAATCATCCAGAACGGCGCTTCCGGCCAGGTCGGCATTTTTATAAGAACCCTCGCTAAAAAGAGACAAATACCCGTTATTAACCTGGTCAGAAAAGAAGAACATATAAAAGAACTCAGCGAAGCCGGGGAAAAGTATGTGCTTAACCTGAGCGATCCGCAATGCGAGGCCAGCTTGCAAAAGCTTGCACTTAAAAATCACGCGACTATTGCCTTTGATGCAGTAGCTGGTGATACTTCCGGAATGATCCTCGGTGCCATGCCCCCGGGATCGGAACTTATCGTTTACGGCGGGCTGTCAGGAAAACCTGTGGGCATGATCAATCCGCTCGACATCATCTTTAAAGGGAAGACCATCAGTGGTTTTAACCTGGGTGACTGGAAAACTGAGGTTGGAGAAGATCATTTCCAGAAAGTATCGGAAGAATTGCAGGATCTGATGATCTGGGGGATACTGGCTACCCGCATCCAGGGGGTGTTTTCACTGGAAGAAGTCCAACAGGCCATGGAACAATATATTCGCAATATGTCGTCAGGAAAGATCCTCTTCCAGCCCTGA